One Solidesulfovibrio fructosivorans JJ] genomic window carries:
- a CDS encoding 3-dehydroquinate synthase II family protein has translation MTKEIWLKAIPFDKTLVTLGLESGVDGFVAEAADAEKILALGRTRVMTPEEMDLIPIDCKDDEGTAVEALRACRPVFLAKGWEIIPVENILACTEGLGLECESLDRARLAAGVLERGADKLLIAPEAICDLKTIVNELKLSQGTMELSPATITKIEHAGLGHRVCVDTTSILKTGEGMLVGNSSAFTFLVNAETESNPYVAARPFRINAGAVHAYCQMPGDKTRYLEELAAGSEVLVVSHAGATKTAVVGRIKTEIRPMLLITAEADGKEGKVFMQNAETIRLVTPEGRPVSVVNLKEGDAVLVRTDVAGRHFGMRIAEDIKEG, from the coding sequence ATGACCAAGGAAATCTGGCTCAAAGCCATCCCGTTCGACAAAACGCTCGTCACCCTCGGCCTCGAATCCGGCGTGGACGGGTTCGTGGCCGAGGCGGCGGACGCCGAAAAGATCCTGGCGCTCGGGCGCACCAGGGTCATGACGCCCGAGGAGATGGACCTGATCCCCATCGACTGCAAGGACGACGAAGGCACGGCCGTCGAGGCGCTCAGGGCCTGCCGGCCGGTCTTTCTGGCCAAAGGCTGGGAGATCATCCCGGTGGAGAACATCCTGGCCTGCACCGAAGGGCTCGGGCTCGAGTGCGAGAGCCTGGATCGGGCCAGACTCGCGGCCGGGGTGCTGGAACGCGGCGCGGACAAGCTCTTGATCGCCCCCGAGGCCATCTGCGACCTGAAGACCATCGTCAACGAACTGAAGCTTTCCCAGGGCACCATGGAGCTTTCGCCGGCCACCATCACCAAGATCGAACACGCCGGCCTCGGGCACCGGGTCTGCGTGGACACGACCAGCATCCTCAAAACCGGCGAAGGCATGCTCGTCGGCAACTCCTCGGCGTTCACCTTCCTGGTCAACGCCGAAACCGAGTCCAACCCCTACGTGGCGGCGCGGCCCTTTCGCATAAACGCCGGCGCGGTCCATGCCTACTGCCAGATGCCCGGGGACAAGACCCGCTACCTGGAGGAGCTGGCCGCCGGCTCGGAAGTGCTGGTCGTCTCCCACGCCGGGGCCACCAAGACGGCGGTGGTCGGCCGGATCAAGACCGAGATCCGCCCCATGCTGCTCATCACGGCGGAAGCGGACGGCAAGGAAGGCAAGGTGTTTATGCAAAACGCCGAGACCATCCGGCTGGTGACGCCCGAGGGCAGGCCCGTCAGCGTCGTGAACCTGAAGGAAGGCGATGCGGTGCTCGTGCGCACCGACGTGGCCGGCCGCCATTTCGGCATGCGCATCGCCGAAGACATCAAGGAAGGTTAG
- the pheA gene encoding prephenate dehydratase, with protein sequence MAPETPENAASAQGTLEEALLELRNGIDAVDGQILTLLNKRAGLSLEVGRRKAGRQSAVFKPFREQEVMERLAAKNPGPLPVPHLLAIYREILSSSRRLQRPERVAYLGPEGTFSHFAAMAALGHSPDFLPQTTIGDVFEAVADRRADLGVVPLENSLQGTVGQSLDHFQRHEVFIQAEISCRVSHALLSTAGDIERIETVYSHPQPLAQCAAWLKTHLPGARIIPTDSTAAAALRLAGEPTAASIGHVRLAAMHGLNILASPIEDMPDNWTRFFIIGPEDTKQQTRDKTSVLFTVPNKPGSLYQVLSHLAGEGINLTKLESRPIRGEKWQYVFFADLQCDLTREEYKKLLATLREQTLSLRILGCYPVGRQVNLADGDMEQTGD encoded by the coding sequence ATGGCCCCCGAGACGCCAGAAAACGCCGCCAGCGCTCAGGGGACCCTGGAAGAGGCCCTGCTCGAACTGCGAAACGGCATCGACGCCGTGGACGGGCAGATACTCACCCTGCTCAACAAGCGGGCGGGCCTGAGCCTCGAGGTCGGACGCAGGAAGGCCGGCCGCCAGAGCGCCGTGTTCAAGCCTTTCCGCGAGCAGGAAGTGATGGAAAGGCTGGCCGCGAAAAACCCCGGCCCCCTGCCCGTGCCCCACCTGCTCGCCATCTACCGGGAGATCCTCTCCTCCTCGCGCCGGCTCCAGCGCCCCGAGCGCGTGGCCTACCTCGGCCCAGAAGGCACCTTCTCCCACTTCGCGGCCATGGCCGCCCTGGGCCATTCCCCGGACTTCCTGCCCCAGACCACCATCGGCGACGTCTTCGAAGCGGTCGCCGACAGACGGGCGGACCTCGGCGTCGTGCCGCTCGAAAACTCGCTGCAAGGCACCGTCGGCCAAAGCCTCGACCACTTCCAGCGCCACGAGGTCTTCATCCAGGCCGAGATCTCCTGCCGCGTGAGCCACGCCCTGCTCTCAACGGCCGGCGACATCGAGCGGATCGAGACCGTCTACTCCCATCCCCAGCCCCTGGCCCAGTGCGCCGCCTGGCTCAAGACGCATCTGCCGGGGGCGCGGATCATCCCCACCGACTCCACGGCGGCCGCCGCCCTGCGCCTGGCCGGGGAACCGACCGCCGCCTCCATCGGGCACGTCAGGCTCGCCGCCATGCACGGGCTCAACATCCTGGCCAGTCCCATCGAGGACATGCCGGACAACTGGACCCGCTTTTTCATCATCGGCCCCGAGGACACCAAGCAGCAGACCAGGGACAAGACCTCGGTCCTTTTCACCGTGCCCAACAAGCCCGGATCGCTCTACCAGGTGCTCTCGCATCTGGCCGGCGAGGGCATCAACCTGACCAAACTCGAATCGCGGCCCATACGCGGCGAAAAATGGCAGTACGTCTTTTTCGCCGACCTCCAGTGCGACCTCACCCGGGAAGAGTACAAAAAACTCCTGGCCACGCTGCGGGAACAGACGCTGAGCCTGCGCATTCTCGGCTGTTACCCGGTCGGCAGGCAGGTGAACCTCGCCGACGGCGACATGGAACAGACCGGAGATTAA
- the aroA gene encoding 3-phosphoshikimate 1-carboxyvinyltransferase, which translates to MPTVAAPPSKSVSHRAVIAASLAAGTSRVSGLLDSQDITRTRDCMAAMGADFHPQSDGSVIVSGTAGHPQGGDVEHDEPQILDVGESGTTCRLLTAVAAAGRGVFEIRGEGRMHDRPIGELVNALLPLGVEILYLEKSGCPPLHMASNGLSGGTASISLEDSSQYLSGLLLAAPLAAAPLTVEITGNKTVSWPYVAITLSTLADFSVPFAVETRDGDAWERVDWRTLTDVIPGQVRFAMRPALYKPRDYAVEGDWSSASYFLAAGAVGKAPVTVTGLRPDSLQGDRAICDILARMGARIEAGPDGITVLPGSLTGQDLDMGRCPDLVPTVATAACFAKGETTIRNVAHLRLKESDRIEAVAENCTQAGAVVTTTPDGMRIKPRPLPTGERVEFSAFGDHRLAMSAAIFEMAGIEVALDNPACVAKSFPTFWEKWRTLRP; encoded by the coding sequence ATGCCAACCGTCGCCGCGCCACCCTCGAAGTCCGTCTCGCACCGGGCCGTCATCGCCGCCAGCCTCGCCGCCGGCACAAGCCGCGTCAGCGGCCTGCTCGACAGCCAGGACATCACCCGTACCCGGGACTGCATGGCCGCCATGGGCGCGGACTTTCATCCGCAGTCCGACGGCTCGGTCATCGTCTCCGGCACCGCCGGCCATCCCCAAGGCGGCGACGTCGAACACGACGAGCCGCAAATCCTCGACGTGGGCGAATCCGGCACCACCTGCCGCCTGCTCACCGCCGTGGCCGCCGCCGGCCGGGGCGTCTTCGAGATCCGCGGCGAGGGCCGCATGCACGACCGCCCCATCGGCGAGCTGGTCAACGCCCTGCTGCCGCTCGGCGTCGAAATCCTCTACCTCGAGAAGTCCGGCTGCCCGCCCCTGCACATGGCCTCAAACGGCCTCTCGGGCGGCACCGCCTCCATCAGCCTGGAGGACAGCTCCCAATACCTTTCCGGCCTGCTGCTGGCCGCGCCCCTGGCCGCCGCGCCGCTGACCGTCGAAATCACCGGCAACAAAACCGTGTCCTGGCCCTACGTCGCCATCACCCTGTCCACCCTGGCCGACTTCAGCGTGCCCTTCGCCGTGGAGACCCGCGACGGCGACGCCTGGGAACGCGTCGACTGGCGCACGCTCACCGACGTCATCCCCGGACAGGTGCGCTTCGCCATGCGCCCCGCCCTCTACAAGCCACGCGACTATGCCGTGGAAGGCGACTGGTCGAGCGCGTCCTACTTCCTGGCCGCCGGCGCCGTGGGCAAGGCCCCGGTCACCGTCACCGGCCTGCGCCCGGACTCGCTCCAGGGCGACCGCGCCATCTGCGACATCCTCGCCCGCATGGGCGCGCGCATCGAGGCGGGACCCGACGGCATCACCGTGCTGCCAGGCAGCCTCACCGGCCAGGACCTCGACATGGGCCGCTGCCCGGACCTCGTTCCGACCGTGGCCACGGCCGCCTGCTTCGCCAAGGGAGAAACGACCATCCGAAACGTCGCCCACCTGCGCCTCAAGGAGTCCGACCGCATCGAAGCCGTGGCCGAAAACTGCACCCAGGCCGGCGCGGTCGTCACCACCACCCCCGACGGCATGCGCATCAAGCCCCGGCCGCTGCCCACAGGGGAACGCGTCGAATTTTCCGCCTTCGGCGACCATAGGCTGGCCATGTCCGCCGCCATCTTCGAAATGGCCGGCATCGAGGTGGCCCTGGACAACCCCGCCTGCGTGGCCAAGTCGTTCCCGACGTTCTGGGAGAAATGGCGCACGTTACGGCCGTAG
- a CDS encoding prephenate dehydrogenase, with amino-acid sequence MSNMNKDTNTPTPPRVFGEGGGPGEGTPFCKKGSPPPESSLLSIGSLALVGARGGMGKLIVGRCREAGLTVRELDRPLTDEKIAEGVAGADMVLVSVPVYATGEVAEKVAARMGGRQILADVGSVKTQPINDMVAQYHGPVVGTHPLFGPAPGPDDALRVAVMDGRPGEDVWATRAVADWCRRIGFTPFASDAEEHDRAAAYVQGLNFVTTLAYLAAQGAGGAVQKYLTPSFTRRLVAAEKLITKDAGLFTALYEANPYSHEAVRNFRSFLNLAAGGDVDLLVRRAEAWWTAETAKKDNP; translated from the coding sequence ATGTCGAATATGAACAAAGATACGAACACCCCCACCCCGCCAAGAGTTTTTGGGGAGGGTGGGGGTCCGGGGGAGGGGACCCCTTTTTGCAAAAAGGGGTCCCCTCCCCCGGAGTCTTCCCTCCTCTCCATCGGCTCCCTCGCCCTGGTCGGGGCGCGGGGGGGGATGGGGAAGCTGATTGTCGGGAGGTGCCGGGAAGCCGGACTTACGGTTCGGGAGCTGGACCGGCCGCTGACGGACGAGAAGATCGCGGAGGGCGTTGCGGGCGCGGACATGGTGCTGGTGTCCGTGCCGGTCTACGCCACGGGCGAAGTGGCCGAAAAGGTCGCCGCGCGCATGGGGGGCAGGCAGATTCTGGCCGACGTGGGTTCGGTCAAGACGCAGCCCATCAACGACATGGTCGCGCAGTATCATGGTCCGGTGGTCGGCACGCATCCGCTTTTCGGGCCGGCTCCGGGGCCTGACGACGCGCTCCGGGTGGCGGTCATGGACGGCCGGCCGGGGGAAGATGTCTGGGCCACGCGGGCGGTTGCCGACTGGTGCCGGCGCATCGGGTTTACGCCCTTCGCCTCGGACGCCGAGGAGCACGACCGGGCGGCGGCCTATGTGCAGGGGCTCAATTTCGTCACCACCCTGGCCTATCTGGCGGCCCAGGGGGCCGGCGGCGCGGTGCAAAAGTACCTGACGCCGTCGTTTACCCGACGCCTGGTCGCGGCCGAAAAACTCATCACCAAGGACGCGGGGCTTTTCACCGCGCTTTACGAAGCCAATCCGTACAGCCATGAGGCCGTGCGCAATTTTCGCAGCTTTCTCAACCTCGCCGCCGGCGGCGACGTGGACCTGCTCGTTCGCCGCGCCGAGGCGTGGTGGACCGCCGAAACGGCAAAAAAGGACAATCCATGA
- a CDS encoding anthranilate synthase component I family protein, which translates to MSAITLRQEGTWLPADVQTPISLFLGLVGERPGILLESAEVDGRLGRYSVIAWDFRLRLRLKDGKLDVNATDDRLKALEGYNGQGFLEGMRGLMADLRVLPPEGFKDVPPITRSLTGYFGYGIAGILEPKLAKVLPPEEAEFCLVLPGRVVLFDHVKHRCLHLSLDPGKKARIDYSNIFAPMNRPVIGKVVNRPEAEGYMEAVTKCKEMIRAGECIQTVLSTQFSAPFSGDPFVVYRRLRQVNPSPYMFFMRLPRVTLLGSSPELLIRCRDGELTTCPIAGTRPRGKTPEQDDRLAEELMADPKERAEHVMLVDLGRNDLGRMAGPGTVKVEKFMAVERFSHVMHIVSYVTARLKDGLDALDVLKCAFPAGTLSGAPKVRAMEMIAELEHSLPRGPYAGCIGWIGLDEGRVNLDTGITIRSMWIRDGMLTWQAGAGIVFDSDPAKEWTECQNKARVITEVLAAKEDGDVFTY; encoded by the coding sequence ATGAGTGCGATTACGCTGAGGCAGGAAGGGACGTGGCTGCCGGCCGACGTGCAGACGCCCATAAGCCTTTTTCTCGGGCTTGTGGGGGAGAGGCCGGGCATACTGCTCGAAAGCGCCGAGGTGGACGGCCGGCTGGGCCGTTACAGCGTCATCGCCTGGGATTTCCGGCTGCGGCTGCGGCTCAAAGACGGCAAGCTCGACGTCAACGCCACGGACGACCGGCTGAAGGCCCTGGAGGGGTACAACGGCCAGGGCTTCCTGGAAGGCATGCGCGGCCTCATGGCCGACCTGCGCGTGCTGCCGCCGGAAGGCTTCAAGGACGTGCCGCCCATCACGCGGTCCCTGACCGGCTATTTCGGCTACGGCATCGCCGGCATTCTCGAGCCCAAGCTGGCCAAGGTCCTGCCGCCCGAGGAGGCGGAGTTCTGCCTGGTGCTGCCCGGCCGGGTGGTGCTGTTCGACCACGTCAAGCACCGCTGCCTGCATCTTTCCCTGGACCCCGGCAAGAAGGCCCGCATCGACTATTCCAACATCTTCGCGCCCATGAACCGGCCGGTCATCGGCAAGGTGGTCAACCGCCCCGAAGCCGAAGGCTATATGGAGGCCGTGACCAAGTGCAAGGAGATGATCCGGGCCGGGGAGTGCATCCAGACGGTGCTTTCCACGCAGTTTTCCGCGCCGTTTTCCGGCGATCCCTTCGTGGTCTACCGTCGGCTGCGCCAGGTGAACCCCTCGCCGTACATGTTCTTCATGCGCCTGCCGCGGGTGACGCTACTCGGCTCCTCGCCGGAGCTGCTCATCCGCTGCCGCGACGGCGAGCTGACCACCTGCCCCATCGCCGGGACCAGACCGCGCGGCAAGACGCCCGAGCAGGACGACAGGCTGGCCGAGGAGCTGATGGCCGACCCCAAGGAACGCGCCGAGCACGTCATGCTGGTGGACCTCGGCCGCAACGACCTGGGGCGCATGGCCGGACCGGGCACGGTCAAAGTCGAGAAGTTCATGGCCGTGGAACGCTTTTCCCACGTCATGCACATCGTGTCCTACGTGACGGCCAGGCTCAAGGACGGTCTCGACGCCCTGGACGTGCTCAAGTGCGCCTTTCCGGCCGGAACCCTTTCCGGCGCGCCCAAGGTGCGGGCCATGGAGATGATCGCCGAGCTGGAGCACAGCCTGCCGCGCGGGCCGTACGCCGGCTGCATCGGCTGGATCGGCCTGGACGAGGGACGCGTGAACCTGGACACGGGCATCACCATCCGCAGCATGTGGATACGCGACGGCATGCTGACCTGGCAGGCCGGGGCCGGCATCGTTTTCGATTCCGATCCGGCCAAGGAATGGACGGAGTGCCAGAACAAGGCCCGGGTGATCACCGAGGTGCTGGCGGCCAAGGAGGATGGCGATGTTTTTACTTATTGA
- a CDS encoding anthranilate synthase component II, with product MFLLIDNFDSFTFNVVQAFQQLGRDPVVKKNDDPEILELASSGKLDMVCISPGPSNPTNAGLCLQFLAQLPKQTPVFGVCLGHQILGHFAGAPVVVADRIMHGKTSDVYHRETGLFEGLPNPFECCRYHSLVVLAGKAPEKLEITAWTDRNEVMGLRYRDRPWVGVQFHPESVFTPDGMKLIGNFPDKIL from the coding sequence ATGTTTTTACTTATTGATAACTTCGACTCGTTCACCTTCAACGTGGTCCAGGCTTTTCAGCAACTGGGCCGCGACCCGGTGGTCAAAAAGAACGACGACCCGGAAATCCTGGAGCTGGCCTCCTCCGGCAAGCTCGACATGGTCTGCATCTCGCCCGGACCCAGCAACCCGACCAATGCCGGGTTGTGCTTGCAGTTTCTCGCGCAACTGCCAAAACAGACCCCTGTGTTCGGCGTTTGCCTGGGGCACCAGATCCTCGGGCACTTCGCCGGCGCGCCGGTCGTCGTGGCCGACCGCATCATGCACGGCAAGACGTCGGACGTGTACCACCGCGAAACGGGGCTGTTCGAAGGGCTGCCCAATCCCTTCGAGTGCTGCCGCTACCATTCGCTGGTGGTGCTCGCGGGCAAGGCTCCGGAGAAGCTGGAGATCACGGCCTGGACCGACCGAAACGAGGTGATGGGACTGCGGTATCGCGACCGGCCCTGGGTAGGGGTGCAGTTTCATCCGGAATCGGTGTTCACTCCCGACGGGATGAAGCTGATCGGGAACTTTCCGGACAAGATTCTATAA
- a CDS encoding HEPN domain-containing protein has product MNTVSVLLDKAKDSLHAARLLAAEGLFDCAMSRTYFSMHYVAEAFLLTVRLDVNDPRDVIDAFGQRFAYSSELPPIFHRWLVEAEHLRNRADFETNLCLTPDAVAEQLDRARAFFNMAREEMEPSLASR; this is encoded by the coding sequence GTGAACACCGTCTCCGTTCTGCTCGACAAAGCCAAGGACAGCCTGCACGCCGCGCGTCTGCTCGCCGCCGAGGGGCTCTTCGACTGCGCCATGAGCCGGACCTATTTCAGCATGCACTACGTGGCCGAAGCGTTTTTGCTGACCGTCAGGCTCGACGTGAACGACCCGCGCGACGTCATCGACGCCTTCGGCCAGCGCTTCGCCTACTCGAGCGAACTGCCGCCCATCTTCCACCGCTGGCTGGTCGAGGCCGAGCACCTGCGCAACCGCGCCGATTTCGAAACCAACCTCTGCCTGACCCCCGACGCCGTCGCCGAACAGCTCGATCGGGCCAGGGCGTTCTTCAACATGGCCCGCGAGGAAATGGAACCGTCCCTCGCCTCGCGCTAA
- the trpD gene encoding anthranilate phosphoribosyltransferase encodes MEKHVECLELLAIGKDLPKDLATYAFRAMYTGEMPASCVGAFLMGLKTKGESAVEIAAGVTTALEEARIVGGLTGARIDTCGTGGDNTCSFNCSTAVALYLAALGHKVVKHGNRAVSSSCGSADAVESLGFTLVVEPELVAAELDKHNFVFLFAPNYHPAFKRIGPIRKELGVRSLFNLMGPLLNPARPTHQLLGVPTSRHVRLMGEVLALTGLSCGAVVHGAGGFDELTPFGPADVCWLRDGWIKSDRIDPADFGIPPHKPSDVVVSGRDEAVAVLREILAGKGNAAMRDMVALNLGCSLHLLEDGLSLKQGVDKARDAVASGIAARFFEDVLHA; translated from the coding sequence ATGGAAAAACATGTCGAATGCCTGGAACTTCTCGCCATCGGCAAGGACCTGCCCAAGGATCTGGCCACCTACGCCTTCCGGGCCATGTACACCGGCGAGATGCCGGCCTCGTGCGTGGGCGCGTTCCTGATGGGGCTCAAGACCAAGGGCGAATCCGCCGTGGAGATCGCGGCCGGCGTCACCACGGCCCTGGAAGAGGCGCGCATCGTCGGGGGGCTCACCGGAGCGCGCATCGACACCTGCGGCACCGGCGGCGACAACACATGTTCGTTTAACTGCTCCACCGCCGTGGCGCTCTACCTCGCCGCCCTGGGCCACAAGGTGGTCAAGCACGGCAACCGCGCCGTCTCCAGCTCCTGCGGCAGCGCCGACGCCGTGGAATCCCTGGGATTCACCCTGGTGGTCGAACCCGAACTGGTGGCGGCCGAGCTCGACAAGCACAACTTCGTCTTTCTCTTCGCCCCCAACTACCACCCGGCCTTCAAGCGCATCGGCCCCATCCGCAAGGAACTCGGCGTGCGCTCGCTGTTCAATCTCATGGGCCCCCTGCTCAACCCCGCCCGCCCCACCCACCAGCTCCTCGGCGTGCCCACCTCCCGCCACGTGCGGCTCATGGGCGAAGTGCTGGCCCTGACCGGCCTGTCCTGCGGCGCGGTGGTCCACGGGGCCGGCGGCTTCGACGAGCTGACGCCCTTCGGCCCGGCCGACGTGTGCTGGCTGCGCGACGGCTGGATCAAAAGCGACCGCATCGACCCGGCCGATTTCGGCATCCCGCCCCACAAGCCGTCCGACGTGGTCGTCTCCGGCCGCGACGAGGCCGTGGCCGTCCTGCGCGAGATCCTGGCCGGCAAGGGCAACGCGGCCATGCGCGACATGGTGGCGCTTAACCTCGGCTGCTCCCTGCACCTACTCGAGGATGGCCTTTCCCTCAAACAGGGCGTGGACAAGGCCCGCGACGCCGTCGCTTCCGGCATCGCCGCCAGGTTCTTCGAGGATGTGCTCCATGCTTGA
- a CDS encoding indole-3-glycerol-phosphate synthase: MLEKFRAAQATAIKRLKDLEAAQRLPAPYDGKRPPFSDALLAAGPVAVIAEYKRASPSAGDINLGLAPGEVAAMYAASGAAAISVLTEETYFKGSVDYLEPISAAGLPMLRKDFLLHPLQVVETAATKASALLLIVRMLTDAELAEMLRLTYDAGLEAVVEVFDEADLARAESAGAHIIQVNSRDLNTLTTDLAVARRMAALKRPGRIWIAASGIASRADVLAMAAIGYNAVLVGTSIMSEPDPGQALARLTGKAD, from the coding sequence ATGCTTGAGAAGTTCCGGGCCGCCCAGGCCACGGCCATAAAACGCCTCAAGGACCTCGAGGCGGCCCAGCGCCTGCCCGCGCCCTATGACGGCAAACGGCCGCCCTTTTCCGACGCCTTGCTCGCCGCCGGCCCCGTCGCCGTCATCGCCGAGTACAAACGGGCCTCGCCGTCGGCGGGCGACATCAACCTGGGGCTCGCCCCGGGCGAAGTCGCGGCCATGTACGCCGCCTCCGGGGCCGCCGCCATCTCGGTCCTGACCGAGGAGACGTACTTCAAGGGCTCCGTCGATTATCTGGAACCCATCAGCGCCGCCGGGCTCCCCATGCTGCGCAAGGACTTCCTGCTCCACCCGCTCCAGGTGGTGGAGACCGCCGCCACCAAGGCCTCGGCCCTGCTTTTGATCGTGCGCATGCTGACCGACGCGGAGCTGGCCGAGATGCTGCGCCTGACCTACGACGCCGGCCTCGAGGCCGTGGTCGAGGTCTTCGACGAGGCCGACCTGGCCCGGGCCGAGTCCGCCGGGGCGCACATCATCCAGGTCAACAGCCGCGACCTGAACACGCTGACGACCGACCTGGCCGTGGCCCGGCGCATGGCCGCCCTGAAACGTCCGGGACGCATCTGGATCGCCGCCAGCGGCATCGCCAGCCGCGCCGACGTGCTCGCCATGGCCGCCATCGGCTACAACGCCGTGCTCGTCGGCACCTCCATCATGAGCGAACCCGATCCCGGCCAGGCCCTGGCCCGGCTCACCGGAAAGGCGGACTGA
- a CDS encoding phosphoribosylanthranilate isomerase: MADILVKICGMTRPEDVLGCAEAGADLLGFIFAAKSPRCLTAAQAAALPRTRAKRVGVFVEQTLDEVLRIMDQAELDFAQLHGGQDEAFCRAIGPERVIRAFWPKRHPDTAALVAAMEPFAGAIRYALLDAGTSGGGHGVSLDFASLAQFSPPMPWLLAGGLGPDNITEALAQANPHGLDLNSGVESSPGLKDLAKVRRSLWSVKGRG; encoded by the coding sequence ATGGCCGACATCCTTGTCAAAATCTGCGGCATGACCCGCCCCGAGGACGTCCTCGGCTGCGCCGAGGCCGGAGCCGACCTGCTCGGATTCATCTTCGCCGCCAAAAGCCCGCGTTGCCTGACGGCCGCGCAGGCCGCCGCCCTGCCCCGCACCAGGGCAAAGCGCGTCGGCGTGTTCGTCGAACAGACCCTCGACGAGGTCCTGCGCATCATGGACCAAGCCGAACTCGACTTCGCCCAGCTCCACGGCGGGCAGGACGAAGCGTTCTGCCGCGCCATAGGCCCGGAGCGCGTCATCCGCGCCTTCTGGCCGAAAAGACACCCGGACACGGCCGCCCTCGTCGCCGCCATGGAACCCTTCGCGGGCGCGATTCGCTACGCGCTCCTCGACGCCGGCACCTCCGGCGGCGGCCACGGCGTGTCCCTCGACTTCGCCTCCCTGGCCCAATTTTCCCCGCCCATGCCCTGGCTCCTGGCCGGCGGCCTGGGACCCGACAACATCACCGAGGCCCTGGCCCAAGCCAACCCCCACGGGCTGGACCTCAACTCCGGCGTGGAATCCTCCCCGGGGCTCAAGGACCTCGCAAAAGTCCGGAGGTCCCTTTGGTCCGTGAAAGGGAGAGGATAA
- the trpB gene encoding tryptophan synthase subunit beta, which translates to MRKAYFGDFGGQFVPELLMPPLLELEEAMKTIVPSEKFQKELNALLTDYVGRPSPLYRCPNLSKELGFDLWLKREDLNHTGAHKINNTMGQGLLTKYMGKQVLLAETGAGQHGVATATAAAMLGLGCIVYMGAEDVSRQSHNVKRMKLLGAEVVPIESGTKTLKDAINAALRYWIAEQRTTHYCFGTAAGPHPFPTLVRDFQAVISKEARAQCLEKMGRLPDYVVACVGGGSNAIGMFHHFEPDASVKLIGVEAAGTGEPGCYNSAPINLGTPGVLHGMHSMLLQTKEGQIQPSHSVSAGLDYPGVGPEHAHLAATGRVHYGMAVDAEALKAFEVLCHREGIIPALESSHAVGWVLTHAAEIPKGSQVVVCLSGRGDKDLGIIEACEKKAGGRA; encoded by the coding sequence ATGCGTAAAGCGTACTTTGGAGACTTCGGGGGACAGTTTGTCCCCGAACTGCTCATGCCGCCGCTTCTGGAGCTGGAAGAGGCCATGAAGACCATCGTGCCGAGCGAGAAGTTCCAGAAGGAACTGAACGCGCTGCTGACTGATTATGTGGGCCGGCCCTCGCCGCTGTACCGCTGCCCCAACCTGTCCAAGGAGCTGGGGTTCGATCTGTGGCTCAAAAGGGAAGACCTGAACCATACCGGCGCGCACAAGATCAACAACACCATGGGCCAGGGGCTGCTGACGAAATACATGGGCAAGCAGGTGCTTCTGGCCGAGACCGGGGCCGGCCAGCACGGCGTGGCCACGGCCACGGCCGCCGCCATGTTGGGCCTTGGCTGCATCGTCTACATGGGAGCCGAGGACGTTTCCCGCCAGTCCCACAACGTCAAACGGATGAAGCTCCTTGGCGCGGAGGTCGTGCCCATCGAATCCGGCACCAAGACCCTCAAGGACGCCATCAACGCGGCGCTACGCTACTGGATCGCCGAGCAGCGCACCACGCACTACTGTTTCGGCACGGCGGCCGGGCCCCATCCCTTTCCCACGCTGGTGCGCGACTTCCAGGCCGTGATTTCCAAGGAAGCCCGGGCCCAGTGTCTGGAGAAGATGGGCCGACTGCCGGACTACGTGGTCGCCTGCGTGGGCGGCGGTTCCAACGCCATCGGCATGTTCCACCACTTCGAACCGGACGCGTCGGTCAAGCTCATCGGCGTGGAAGCCGCCGGCACGGGCGAACCGGGCTGCTATAACTCCGCGCCCATAAACCTCGGCACGCCGGGGGTGCTCCACGGCATGCACTCCATGCTCCTGCAAACCAAGGAAGGGCAGATCCAGCCTTCCCATTCCGTGTCCGCCGGCCTGGACTATCCCGGCGTCGGGCCCGAGCACGCCCATCTGGCCGCCACAGGCCGGGTGCACTACGGCATGGCCGTGGATGCCGAGGCGCTCAAGGCCTTCGAGGTCCTGTGCCACCGGGAGGGCATCATCCCGGCCCTTGAAAGCTCCCATGCCGTGGGCTGGGTGCTGACCCACGCCGCAGAGATTCCGAAAGGGTCGCAGGTGGTGGTGTGTCTGTCCGGCCGGGGCGACAAGGACCTCGGCATCATCGAAGCCTGCGAAAAAAAGGCGGGAGGCCGCGCATGA